A single genomic interval of Pan paniscus chromosome 18, NHGRI_mPanPan1-v2.0_pri, whole genome shotgun sequence harbors:
- the LOC129394274 gene encoding ectonucleotide pyrophosphatase/phosphodiesterase family member 7-like has translation MRSAQVTLGLCPLQQEPAPCTLCACPSGRPSMRGPTVLLTVALPTLLAPGAGAPVQSQGSQNKLLLVSFDSFRWNYKQDVDTPNLDAMARDGVKARYMTPAFVTMTSPCHFILVTGEYCPGMGPGGGRA, from the coding sequence ATGAGATCAGCCCAGGTGACCCTGGGACTTTGCCCTCTTCAGCAGGAGCCAGCCCCGTGCACCCTGTGTGCCTGTCCATCTGGAAGGCCCAGCATGAGAGGCCCGACCGTCCTCCTCACTGTGGCTCTGCCCACGCTCCTAGCTCCCGGGGCCGGGGCACCGGTACAAAGTCAGGGCTCCCAGAACAAGCTGCTCCTGGTGTCCTTCGACAGCTTCCGCTGGAACTACAAGCAGGACGTGGACACCCCCAACCTGGACGCCATGGCCCGAGACGGGGTGAAGGCACGCTACATGACCCCCGCCTTTGTCACCATGACCAGCCCCTGCCACTTCATCCTGGTCACCGGTGAGTACTGCCCCGGGAtggggcctgggggtgggagggccTGA